One genomic segment of Candidatus Aegiribacteria sp. includes these proteins:
- a CDS encoding penicillin-binding protein 2 has translation MSVWSSEISPDRRSARLQILMVFVLIGFLVITGRLINIQIVHHDFYSNEARSQHTTRINVEARRGRILDRNGYLLAGNRAVVTFQVYWPEVPAGAESRVDSLVSVLGEHTRAGLRQPLERQSGNQIIAENVPFQEAFSLMNDGLPTGVSANVEQERTYPMGDIASGIVGRHTREGAEGIESWFNSTLQGTDGKLFIEKSAAGRFNLTDPEADNISVVDGQDIMLTLDSRFQSIVMEELENAMEMYNSDWAAAVVIDPSSGEILAAGSVPVRAGNGYLAMNHCFQGYHEPGSTFKLVVYAACIEEGVIAAGDVFDCSEGRITVSGENISDAHKFGILTGEQVIINSSNVGTILLSRLLADTTLSSYCRRFGFGSLTMVEYPGESRGIVPSPGSSGWSGVSAAQIAIGQEVTVTPLQLTLAYCVIANGGTLFYPRLLDARWSENQWVTEESIVRSHPVSRGTAATVRSALRSVIEEGTGASASVAGVSVAGKTGTAERLSGESDYLSAFVGMVPAENPSLVISVLIDDPDFEYRWGSASAAPVFSEIVTRILAVEPELALGRQFSGSDLMAGVLE, from the coding sequence TTGTCTGTATGGAGCAGTGAAATATCTCCTGATAGACGTTCTGCGCGATTGCAGATACTGATGGTTTTTGTCCTGATTGGTTTTCTTGTAATAACGGGCAGACTTATCAACATCCAGATAGTCCATCACGATTTCTACTCGAATGAAGCACGCTCTCAGCACACTACCCGGATAAATGTAGAGGCGAGGAGAGGAAGAATTCTTGACAGGAACGGATATCTTCTTGCCGGGAACAGAGCTGTAGTTACATTTCAGGTTTATTGGCCTGAAGTACCGGCAGGGGCAGAATCAAGAGTCGACAGTCTTGTTTCCGTTCTTGGAGAACATACACGTGCTGGCTTAAGACAACCTCTTGAAAGACAATCCGGTAATCAGATTATTGCGGAAAATGTTCCTTTTCAGGAGGCGTTCAGCCTTATGAACGATGGTTTGCCGACAGGAGTGAGTGCAAATGTCGAGCAGGAGAGAACATATCCGATGGGTGATATAGCTTCCGGTATTGTTGGGAGACATACGCGTGAAGGCGCAGAGGGAATTGAAAGCTGGTTTAATTCGACTCTCCAGGGTACGGATGGAAAACTCTTCATTGAGAAGAGTGCTGCCGGCAGATTCAATCTTACGGATCCGGAAGCTGATAATATCTCCGTTGTGGATGGGCAGGATATCATGCTCACACTTGACTCAAGATTTCAGTCCATCGTAATGGAGGAACTTGAAAACGCCATGGAAATGTATAACAGCGACTGGGCAGCAGCAGTTGTCATTGATCCCTCATCCGGAGAAATCCTTGCAGCAGGAAGTGTCCCTGTACGGGCAGGTAACGGATATCTCGCCATGAATCACTGTTTTCAGGGTTATCATGAGCCTGGTTCTACTTTTAAACTTGTTGTTTATGCAGCATGCATTGAAGAAGGTGTTATTGCTGCAGGCGATGTCTTTGATTGCAGCGAGGGTCGAATCACAGTCTCCGGCGAGAATATTTCCGATGCGCATAAATTTGGAATACTCACCGGTGAACAGGTTATTATCAATTCCAGCAATGTCGGGACGATCCTGCTTTCACGTTTACTTGCGGATACAACTTTAAGCAGCTACTGCAGACGATTTGGTTTCGGATCGCTGACGATGGTTGAATATCCGGGAGAATCCAGAGGGATCGTGCCCTCCCCAGGATCTTCAGGATGGTCCGGAGTTTCCGCAGCACAGATAGCAATCGGGCAGGAGGTTACTGTAACACCGCTTCAACTGACTCTGGCCTACTGCGTGATTGCGAATGGAGGAACACTCTTCTACCCGAGACTTCTTGATGCCAGGTGGAGTGAGAATCAGTGGGTAACTGAAGAATCAATTGTCAGATCACATCCTGTCTCTCGCGGAACTGCTGCAACTGTAAGAAGTGCTTTAAGATCTGTTATAGAGGAGGGAACCGGAGCTTCCGCGTCAGTTGCCGGAGTGAGCGTAGCCGGCAAAACCGGAACTGCGGAGAGGTTGAGTGGGGAAAGCGATTATCTGAGCGCTTTCGTTGGAATGGTTCCGGCCGAAAATCCCAGTCTTGTAATTTCTGTACTCATAGATGATCCTGATTTTGAATACAGGTGGGGCAGCGCTTCAGCTGCGCCGGTATTCTCTGAAATCGTAACAAGGATACTCGCGGTGGAACCTGAACTTGCTCTGGGAAGACAGTTTTCCGGAAGTGACCTGATGGCGGGAGTGCTTGAATGA
- a CDS encoding UDP-N-acetylmuramoyl-L-alanyl-D-glutamate--2,6-diaminopimelate ligase, with amino-acid sequence MKLQCLLEAADIVVSDEMRELEVSSIEEDSREVTQGSLFVAVTGFDTDGHQYVEQALERGAVAVVTEHGVSEDSEDSRVLVNLSGDNRKLLADISAKFFDYPWDHLISIGITGTNGKTSTSRMLAWILERHGFQTGIMGTVGHLIGGRDITASMTTPGALETSRMMNQMVAAGDRCCVMEVSSHALALARVDSVRFDVGLFTNISQDHLDFHESMDEYLRCKMHLFELLKKDGRAIIGTYAPGFPSLEGAETFGIRENDTYRLSDISVELGRVSFKLSLNGIQIPVRMNVPGRFNIFNAAGALAVAVTLGLDPYTAAESMKDFSGVPGRFESVELGQDFLVAVDYAHTPDALKRILQQASELTENRVIVVFGAGGDRDVSKRPLMGQIADSLADIIVITSDNPRTEDPDLIIQDILRGFSSKDGLIVETDRRTAIGIAIKTAVAGDIVIIAGKGHEDYQILGKTKIHFDDREEAAAVLRKVLKC; translated from the coding sequence ATGAAACTGCAATGCCTTCTTGAAGCCGCCGATATCGTTGTTTCCGATGAGATGAGAGAACTTGAAGTGTCTTCCATTGAGGAGGATTCAAGAGAAGTTACCCAGGGATCTCTTTTTGTGGCAGTAACCGGTTTTGATACGGATGGCCATCAATATGTTGAGCAGGCGCTTGAACGAGGTGCCGTAGCAGTGGTTACAGAACATGGTGTCTCAGAAGATTCTGAAGATTCACGTGTATTGGTGAATCTTTCAGGGGATAACAGAAAACTGCTTGCAGACATTTCAGCGAAGTTCTTCGATTATCCCTGGGATCATCTCATCTCAATCGGAATTACAGGCACTAACGGGAAAACATCCACTTCAAGAATGCTAGCCTGGATACTGGAGAGACATGGTTTCCAGACAGGCATTATGGGTACCGTTGGCCACCTGATCGGAGGCAGGGACATCACTGCTTCGATGACTACACCCGGAGCACTCGAAACCTCCAGGATGATGAATCAGATGGTGGCTGCAGGTGACAGGTGCTGCGTTATGGAAGTATCCAGTCATGCACTCGCTCTGGCCAGAGTTGATTCAGTAAGATTTGATGTAGGACTCTTTACCAACATCAGTCAGGATCATCTGGATTTCCATGAGTCCATGGATGAATACCTCCGGTGCAAGATGCATCTGTTTGAACTGCTTAAAAAGGACGGCAGGGCGATTATAGGGACCTATGCTCCCGGATTTCCATCACTGGAGGGAGCTGAAACCTTCGGAATCAGAGAAAACGATACTTACCGACTTTCAGATATTTCTGTTGAACTCGGGCGAGTATCCTTCAAATTATCGTTGAATGGAATACAGATTCCGGTGCGAATGAATGTGCCCGGACGTTTCAATATCTTTAATGCAGCCGGTGCTCTCGCCGTTGCGGTAACGCTGGGACTTGATCCTTACACAGCTGCAGAATCAATGAAAGATTTCAGTGGTGTTCCCGGAAGATTTGAGTCCGTTGAACTGGGGCAGGATTTCCTGGTTGCGGTTGACTACGCTCACACACCTGATGCGTTGAAACGCATTCTACAGCAGGCATCAGAACTAACTGAAAACAGGGTGATAGTAGTTTTCGGTGCCGGTGGGGACAGAGACGTTTCGAAGCGGCCCTTAATGGGGCAAATAGCTGATAGCCTGGCAGACATCATAGTGATCACCAGTGACAATCCACGTACTGAGGATCCCGACTTGATTATTCAGGACATCCTCAGAGGTTTCTCGTCGAAAGACGGGCTTATTGTTGAAACGGACAGAAGAACCGCTATAGGAATCGCGATTAAGACCGCTGTTGCCGGAGACATTGTTATTATCGCCGGCAAGGGGCATGAGGATTACCAGATACTGGGGAAAACAAAGATACATTTTGATGATCGTGAAGAAGCTGCTGCAGTTCTGAGAAAGGTTCTCAAATGCTGA